TCCTGTTCCACCACACCAAGACATTTATCATGACTGCTTGAGAAAATtccaaaattaaaatgacattgTAATTTAACAAAATGACCCTCTTTGAACACGAAAAAAATGTAGCTCGGTTTTATTTAGACTCAATTTGTTATGATTAAGTATGCTATTTCTAAGATAATTGTTTTGGCAGTGCAACATGCATACAGCCATATCTTACACCTAAGAGGTAAATTTGGAACCATAACTAAAATTATCTCCAGGCGGCACTGCTTTATCACAGTGGTACCACTGTTATGAACCTGCCAAGTTACTCATCACACATTTACCACTTTATGTTAAATTCAgcaagtgtttaaaaaaaggatattgTGTATTTTCTAAAAAGGCACAGTTTGATCTTGCTAATTGAGTTATGTGATCAGTTAATCAGAGGTAAAGATGTACTTTTGCTATATATTGTGTCAGATGAGGTGATGGGATGTTTTTGCTAAGGCGTTTTTTAAGAGCCAAAGTCGCTGTCCAGATGACAAGCTTTCAAGATAAGGTCAGCACAATTTAATATGCAAATCATTTTGCAGTAACATCACAATTTCATGGTTTCTTCAAGGGACTTGGGAGTTGCTGACTCAAGCACTTCTGTTTCATATGTGCTGGCTCTCCTTGATTAAGTTGCGTTGGAAAGCCAATACTGCCAAAGCCAAAACACATGCTTGACACTGGCATGGACACAATTATAAAACTCTTAAAAGGTTGTTAATAGAGATAAAAGTCATTTGTGTTTGGAAAGCTTGTTCATTGCAGATAGTTTAAAGTATCAATAGTGCcttgttattgtttattttaaactttAGAATACAAGCAACCTATAAATCATATTAAAAATATTGCCTTTTACACACTATGTTTGTCTAAACCTAATGAAAGTGTCAGATGTTGCTCGTCTAGCAACTTCTGTAATTATACTCTGAAAAATTATAACTGTGTGCAAGTTTCCACTTAAAATCAGAGTCCACTTCACTCtcattctgacattttttgtcttattCACACTGAACTTTTCTGTCTGAATAGGTTCTACGATGTTCCCAGTTTGACTTATTCAGAGCCGCTATGCCATGATGAGAGGGATGTCTCCTACTGGCGGCGGCGAGGCCAGGACTTCAGCATCCTCCTGGACTATGCTGATGGTAGGGAGCTAAGGGCCTCTGCAGGCGCTTGGAGGCCACAGGCCCTGATTGCAGCAGAggaacacagagcagagaggcaAGCGCAGCAGTTATGGGAGGACATTTCCTGGCTAAGGGACTTGGATGCAGCCCCTGGTCAGCTAAGGGTGACTGGGGAGAGGAAGTGCCAGAGCCTCGGTACAGAGGAATGGAGGCCTGCTGTGGGCCTTGGAAGGCAGTTGTCGGATGGGGACGGGGACAGGTGGGCTCAGGACCAGTACCGCCTAAGGACACCTGAGGGTTTTTTTCACCCTAGAACTAAAGCAAAGTCTCAGTCTCTCCCCAGAGTTTTGTCACCTGATGATGCCAGTAGAGAGCTCATTCCATCCAGGCCTAGCTTACCTGATAGACAACAGAGGATAAGCAGCACTGTCTTCTCTGGGCCCTATAGTAGGTATATCTATAGTGGTGCTGTTGTCAGGGACCGGTGGGGTAGGAATGCAGGGCCGAGCAGCCATGTTGCACTTTTACCAAAGCCCAGGTTCAGCAGGCCTTTAAAGCCTCCATCATATGAGATTCACCAGCAGACTAGAGGTAGCGCAGAAATGCTTGCTATAGACCAGGGTgccaaacaaaaagaaaggccTATCTACTATCCAAGGGGTGGGGAGCTGAGACAAGACTATTTCGCACAACACTCTGCCATTTCTGGAATGGAGCCACCTGGCTACATCCCACCCCCATCTTATAGAAGAGGCCCACCTCCAAGATCAGTTTCAGTCAACCGCAATGAAATGGCAAACCTAAGATGGAGGGCTGAAGCTCTGCAGATGCCCAGCTCAGATCCTGGAAGGTGGTTTTACAGACAGGCAGGTTCATGGCTGGAACACTATGGAGACTGTGGTGCGTCCTATCGAAAACAGGTACATTCGGGATATGAAGAACAACCAGGTCATGCCCGTCAATTACCCTCTGGACATGAAGAACAACCAGGTAATGCCCGTCAATTACCAACTGAAGACCCAAGAGTGAAGCAAATCTCAGGAGGGCCTAGCGGAAATTCTCTCACTGACTCAGACAAGATCCGTAACATCAACAAAGAGATTCCATCTGCTACAATTTTAGGACAATCTACACATGATAGTGCCTTTCCTCCCCAACAGGGGTCAGCTCTCAATACCGACAGCCGCAAAACATCTATCAATGACAGCGACAGCAGCAATCGATGGTGCAACAGgggattaaacaaaaaaagtgacagtgtAGGTCCTGAACAAAACCGTAGTCAGTTTTTTCCTTCATCTATTCTGGGTAAACCACCACCTCCCCCATGCAAGTCGGCTGACCAGACTGTCTCTGAAACTGTGACAGAAGTAAAAAAGGTGGAACAACCTGAACCACcagaaaaggaaaaatccaagaATCTAAAAAAGAGACTTAGTGAGACTATTTTTTGTTTGGTGTCTGTACCTGTTACTCCGCAGCTAAGTGGAACAATCCGTGATCAGAATAACAACAACGAGAAGTCACCAGACCCGGCGGACAGTCCAagtgacaacaaaactggccaTTTAACTAACCAAAGTCTCCAAAGCACATCTTCAGCCGAAGCTGAGCTGCAAGCACTAACCGGTAGCATAgcaagcagcaaaacaagcagtagagcaagcagcaaaatgtttaaaagagtACCCTGTAGACCACCTAAGATAAACCATTACAAGGAGATGAAACTGTCGGGATCCTGGCCTGCAAACCAGTATCGAGACCAGGAGACACAAACTAGCCCAGAGGCCCAAACACCTGCCTCTGAAAACAAGGAAGCACAACAAGACCCTGTCCCTCCCGGCACTGAAGTCCCTCCTGATAGCAGCGGTGCAGTGGGCACTGCCTTCAGTTTTCCTATAAAGGGAGTAAAGAGCCTGAAACTGTCAAGCAACAGCGCTTTCTCCCTGACCGCCACCTTCTCCAACCAGCTGAATAAGAGCACAGCTCAGCAGCCAGCAGTACCACCCTCAGGAAATGTGGAGGAGACCAAACCAGCAGTAAATAGTGGGCAGGAGGCATTTGAACAGTTTCTGCTGAAACCGGCCAGCCAGCGTCCATGGGATGCTGTCAAAGAACTGGAAACTATCAAAAAAGAAGTCCAGgatcaacaacagcagcagagcagcaaacagCCCAGCGTTGATAAGTGCATAGAGGACCTCAACGAGGCCTACAAAGACATATTGGAGCTAGGCACTGCCAGCAATAAAGTCCCAAATGGTTCTGTTCAAATCCCTGAGCGTATCAAAATCCGATTAACATCAGAACCTCTCAACAAGCCCAGCAGCCTTAGGCGCAGTGCAGTAAGCTGGTCTGTTGATCCAGAATACAGGGAAGTCAAGAGCGCCTTCTCCAGGCCTGCAACAAAGTCGGTAACTTTCAGCAAGCAGCTTAGGGAGGAGCTCCCTGTCCCACCTCGGGAGCCAGGCTTCAGAGAATACAGGGTAGTTTCACATCTTTTGCGCAGACGGAGCAACGATGGCAGGACAGTGAAACTAGACCTGCCAGATGAGCCTATTGAGACACCACTTTGTAACTTCAGTCCAACAATGCGCACCGCAGCAGCTGAGATGCCATGGGCAGATAGACAGCCCATGCAGGATGCTTCTACGCTCACTAGTCCTCCTGATTATGAGGACATATGCCAGACTTTGCGTC
The sequence above is drawn from the Etheostoma spectabile isolate EspeVRDwgs_2016 chromosome 12, UIUC_Espe_1.0, whole genome shotgun sequence genome and encodes:
- the jcadb gene encoding junctional protein associated with coronary artery disease, whose product is MYSVEDLLISHGYKLPKSGPPSATPFDKRPADCQRELVDNRAGRGTLNGYEAGRGASITGIYGSRQALVKGYHATDNESGERILRRKEIGILGDAQPLGDSLATDSGFYDVPSLTYSEPLCHDERDVSYWRRRGQDFSILLDYADGRELRASAGAWRPQALIAAEEHRAERQAQQLWEDISWLRDLDAAPGQLRVTGERKCQSLGTEEWRPAVGLGRQLSDGDGDRWAQDQYRLRTPEGFFHPRTKAKSQSLPRVLSPDDASRELIPSRPSLPDRQQRISSTVFSGPYSRYIYSGAVVRDRWGRNAGPSSHVALLPKPRFSRPLKPPSYEIHQQTRGSAEMLAIDQGAKQKERPIYYPRGGELRQDYFAQHSAISGMEPPGYIPPPSYRRGPPPRSVSVNRNEMANLRWRAEALQMPSSDPGRWFYRQAGSWLEHYGDCGASYRKQVHSGYEEQPGHARQLPSGHEEQPGNARQLPTEDPRVKQISGGPSGNSLTDSDKIRNINKEIPSATILGQSTHDSAFPPQQGSALNTDSRKTSINDSDSSNRWCNRGLNKKSDSVGPEQNRSQFFPSSILGKPPPPPCKSADQTVSETVTEVKKVEQPEPPEKEKSKNLKKRLSETIFCLVSVPVTPQLSGTIRDQNNNNEKSPDPADSPSDNKTGHLTNQSLQSTSSAEAELQALTGSIASSKTSSRASSKMFKRVPCRPPKINHYKEMKLSGSWPANQYRDQETQTSPEAQTPASENKEAQQDPVPPGTEVPPDSSGAVGTAFSFPIKGVKSLKLSSNSAFSLTATFSNQLNKSTAQQPAVPPSGNVEETKPAVNSGQEAFEQFLLKPASQRPWDAVKELETIKKEVQDQQQQQSSKQPSVDKCIEDLNEAYKDILELGTASNKVPNGSVQIPERIKIRLTSEPLNKPSSLRRSAVSWSVDPEYREVKSAFSRPATKSVTFSKQLREELPVPPREPGFREYRVVSHLLRRRSNDGRTVKLDLPDEPIETPLCNFSPTMRTAAAEMPWADRQPMQDASTLTSPPDYEDICQTLRQPKDATDVNKASTGSFKPNDAETLQDLSAETEEECPICKRELEXXXXQGPLPPLHEENSSDSSTNQNGSPPQRVALESPAEDIKPEKPNDSSLNQAGSDLGAETREQHSVTQENVGGGETTDNVPAENLDDLCAVNPAESLPANGATAESASTISATDVAADLQVTNEHSVSKTITKEVELGEKEAITRETPQGGTGKQTAEVKSECEGQDSTMPDDKQEQQKKPFAVPEQRLSLRTHLGRDHTGLPEFPPDRLPLSVPPNLDRRLSLSLEGERRSKGPSHRMEALQTKLAISPGRVAVERLARMREVDVMYRMRRLSIRSTDSGEGEAEGEGKDEQEEEPHPSPQRDTQNDQEQEVTHSQQVSEETVLQDEESSLSEPHDPSRVVKV